The following proteins are co-located in the Candidatus Methanogranum gryphiswaldense genome:
- a CDS encoding glycerol dehydrogenase yields the protein MNARETAWRLFSSELNTATYEIKGADEKSPSYIVTHLGAMVNRVLIAGVLTEKENVGSGEEPMWRGRVQDVSSGNFYINIGKYQPEAAAAIANMDTPAYVAIIGKVRTYTANDERVFVSVRPERIIKIDEETRKQWMLETAQSTWSRLKMMKKATSLENATEKDLIGLGFCERDAKGIVTALDHYDVPNSATYLKTIQYALRTILPDNNIDLGLPEDVSDLPDEIEIEPGDTAHNSADMEDTILRLLEELDVDGKGAPRDELERRAEAEGISSMELEEISNILMDKGLVYEPNLRYLKRI from the coding sequence ATGAACGCTAGAGAAACAGCCTGGAGATTGTTTTCCTCTGAACTCAATACCGCCACATACGAAATTAAAGGTGCAGATGAAAAATCTCCTTCCTATATTGTGACGCACCTTGGTGCAATGGTCAATAGAGTTCTCATTGCTGGTGTCCTAACAGAAAAAGAAAATGTTGGATCTGGGGAAGAACCAATGTGGAGAGGCAGAGTACAAGACGTTTCCTCTGGTAATTTCTACATTAACATCGGCAAATATCAGCCTGAGGCCGCAGCAGCCATCGCTAATATGGATACTCCTGCATATGTAGCAATAATAGGAAAAGTCAGAACATACACTGCTAATGATGAACGGGTCTTCGTTTCTGTACGTCCAGAACGTATTATAAAAATTGATGAGGAGACACGTAAACAATGGATGCTTGAAACTGCGCAGTCCACATGGTCAAGACTTAAAATGATGAAAAAAGCCACATCCTTAGAGAATGCAACAGAAAAAGACCTGATCGGCCTTGGATTCTGTGAAAGAGATGCAAAAGGAATTGTGACTGCTCTTGACCATTATGATGTGCCCAATTCAGCCACATACTTAAAGACCATCCAATACGCACTTAGAACAATATTGCCCGACAACAATATCGACCTTGGTCTTCCTGAAGATGTATCGGACCTGCCTGATGAAATTGAAATCGAACCAGGAGATACTGCACACAACAGTGCCGACATGGAGGATACGATCCTTAGGTTACTCGAAGAACTCGACGTTGACGGCAAGGGCGCTCCTCGTGACGAACTTGAAAGAAGAGCGGAAGCAGAGGGAATCTCAAGCATGGAACTAGAAGAAATCTCTAACATACTAATGGATAAGGGACTTGTCTATGAACCTAATTTGAGATATTTGAAACGTATTTGA
- the amrB gene encoding AmmeMemoRadiSam system protein B, translating into MRYPAVAGRFYPAEKEDLKATIVSCFKHPLGPGLPSDIVGERGISAVVCPHAGYQASGMIAAHSFKAIAEDGLPEAYIVIGPDHHGVPYEAVMCSEEYLTPLGPCKIHDEIASKLRELIPDNVRAHRAEHSVEVQVPFLQFIDPDPHIIPIIMGNQDLGSARRLSEKIRVACKGHDVVVIASSDMAHYVPKAIGKELNSLVLERYVAKDLEGMYHEIMSKRITVCGYGPMAVAMLSTDPSNVSLLKYSDSWDSLKYDMESVVGYASIKMTR; encoded by the coding sequence ATGCGTTATCCTGCTGTGGCGGGTCGTTTTTATCCTGCGGAAAAGGAAGATTTGAAAGCGACCATTGTTTCTTGTTTCAAGCATCCTTTAGGCCCAGGTCTACCATCAGATATTGTTGGAGAAAGAGGCATTTCTGCGGTTGTATGTCCTCATGCTGGATATCAAGCATCTGGAATGATCGCAGCACATTCTTTCAAGGCAATAGCTGAAGATGGTCTTCCTGAGGCATACATTGTTATTGGGCCGGACCACCACGGAGTGCCATATGAGGCAGTCATGTGTAGCGAAGAATACCTAACGCCTTTGGGCCCCTGTAAGATACATGATGAGATCGCGTCCAAATTGCGTGAGCTCATTCCAGACAACGTAAGGGCGCATAGGGCGGAGCATTCTGTTGAGGTGCAGGTTCCTTTTTTACAATTCATTGATCCGGATCCGCACATAATACCAATTATCATGGGCAATCAAGATCTTGGTTCAGCTAGAAGATTGTCGGAAAAGATAAGGGTCGCATGCAAAGGTCACGATGTCGTTGTAATAGCATCAAGCGATATGGCACATTATGTTCCGAAAGCTATTGGTAAGGAACTGAATTCACTTGTTTTGGAAAGATACGTTGCTAAGGACCTCGAAGGTATGTATCATGAGATAATGTCCAAGAGAATTACGGTCTGTGGATACGGTCCGATGGCTGTCGCCATGCTTTCCACAGATCCTTCCAATGTGAGTTTGTTGAAATATTCAGACTCTTGGGATTCTTTGAAATACGACATGGAATCGGTGGTAGGATACGCATCGATTAAGATGACCAGATGA
- a CDS encoding multiprotein bridging factor aMBF1 has product MICEMCGNESPATKAMMVEGTKLMLCPNCARFGDEYKASSKVGVSAPNKAVIEQRLDKRERRMQTRDVYATAGVAEIIGNYGVAVREAREKKGMDLEQFAASISEKKGILAKVESNNLVPDDKLRAKLEKALDIKLTEIVIPGATVGSGKTNGSMTLSNFIKKE; this is encoded by the coding sequence ATGATCTGCGAAATGTGTGGAAATGAGTCACCTGCAACCAAAGCGATGATGGTCGAAGGAACGAAACTTATGCTTTGTCCCAATTGTGCCAGATTCGGGGACGAGTATAAGGCATCGTCCAAAGTTGGCGTTTCAGCCCCTAATAAGGCGGTCATAGAACAAAGGTTGGATAAACGTGAGAGAAGAATGCAGACACGCGACGTATATGCTACAGCGGGTGTTGCGGAGATCATAGGCAATTACGGCGTGGCCGTTCGTGAGGCTCGCGAGAAAAAAGGGATGGACCTGGAGCAATTTGCCGCATCGATATCTGAGAAGAAAGGAATACTCGCCAAGGTAGAGTCCAATAATCTTGTTCCTGATGATAAATTAAGGGCAAAATTGGAAAAAGCGTTGGACATAAAGCTTACTGAGATCGTTATTCCTGGGGCTACAGTCGGCAGTGGAAAAACCAACGGTTCGATGACCCTCAGTAATTTCATAAAAAAGGAATGA
- a CDS encoding proteasome-activating nucleotidase, giving the protein MDDETQIEELKTKLVTLEERNVRLMEDLQNAENEKRYSEGENFRLQKELSRVRAENERLKSPPLIIGSLRDILPDNRVVVKSSTGPDFIVSVSEYISPKELTPGVRVSLNKQSLAVMSVLPAPLDPVVTGAEIIDKPNVTYEDIGGLSKQMLELREAVEDPLLRPELYAKVGVEPPKGVLLVGPPGTGKTMMAKAVASATKATFIRLVGSELVQKYIGEGARLVRELFELAKEKAPSIIFIDELDSVGAKRMDVATSGDREVQRTLMQLLSELDGFTPMSDVKIIGATNRPDILDDALLRPGRFDRIIEIGLPDVDGRTQIFKIHLAKMSITKDVQVKKLAEMTDGTSGAEIKSICTEAGMLAIRDNRDTITMDDFVAAKEKVMEAGRAKIKSVPAYMFG; this is encoded by the coding sequence ATGGACGACGAGACTCAAATTGAGGAACTGAAGACCAAATTAGTCACGCTCGAAGAAAGGAACGTTAGACTAATGGAAGACCTCCAGAATGCAGAGAACGAGAAACGTTACTCTGAAGGAGAGAATTTCAGGCTTCAGAAAGAACTGTCACGCGTTAGGGCAGAGAATGAGAGACTAAAAAGCCCGCCGCTGATAATCGGTTCGCTACGTGACATACTTCCGGACAACCGTGTGGTCGTAAAAAGCTCGACCGGACCGGACTTCATTGTGTCTGTTTCCGAATACATATCCCCGAAAGAACTGACTCCCGGCGTAAGGGTATCCCTCAACAAACAATCGCTTGCAGTCATGAGTGTGCTTCCTGCACCTTTGGACCCTGTAGTGACAGGCGCTGAGATCATCGATAAACCTAATGTCACATATGAGGACATAGGTGGACTCTCCAAACAGATGCTGGAACTCCGCGAAGCTGTTGAAGATCCCCTACTAAGGCCTGAGCTATATGCAAAGGTAGGTGTGGAACCCCCGAAGGGAGTTTTACTGGTGGGTCCTCCGGGAACAGGTAAGACGATGATGGCAAAAGCCGTTGCTAGCGCTACAAAAGCCACCTTCATAAGATTAGTGGGATCGGAACTTGTCCAGAAATATATCGGAGAAGGCGCAAGACTAGTACGCGAATTGTTCGAGCTTGCGAAAGAAAAAGCCCCGAGTATCATCTTCATAGACGAACTTGACTCGGTAGGAGCAAAAAGAATGGATGTTGCGACATCAGGTGACCGCGAGGTCCAAAGAACCCTGATGCAGCTTCTTTCCGAACTTGATGGATTCACTCCCATGAGCGACGTCAAAATAATAGGTGCCACCAACAGACCAGATATCTTGGACGATGCCCTACTTAGACCTGGAAGATTCGACCGTATCATCGAGATCGGTCTGCCTGATGTTGATGGAAGAACGCAGATATTCAAGATACACCTGGCAAAAATGAGTATCACTAAGGACGTTCAAGTGAAAAAGCTCGCAGAGATGACAGACGGTACATCTGGTGCAGAGATCAAAAGCATATGCACAGAAGCTGGAATGTTAGCCATAAGGGACAATCGCGACACAATAACCATGGACGATTTCGTAGCTGCAAAAGAAAAAGTAATGGAAGCGGGAAGAGCGAAGATCAAGTCAGTGCCCGCATACATGTTCGGATGA
- a CDS encoding DUF120 domain-containing protein has translation MDEKYTFALRKIALLGGIDDYIAVSSRELGDTLEMSQQSASKRILELLDEKLIIRDLGARRQRIKLTPRGVEELKKEYNEYRRIFELTDHITIHGKVTEGMGEGGYYICQPGYMDQFEKKLGFRPFEGTLNITVDKDDIGKLDVIRSTSGQTIDGFISEGRSFGNVIAYKAKIRNIDCAIVVPERSHYADVIEIICHYHLRRTLSIGNGDRVDVRVSI, from the coding sequence GTGGACGAAAAATACACTTTCGCACTAAGGAAGATCGCACTTCTCGGTGGTATCGACGACTATATCGCCGTATCATCCAGAGAACTCGGCGATACGTTAGAGATGAGCCAACAGTCAGCGTCAAAAAGGATACTCGAACTGCTTGATGAAAAGCTCATCATACGTGACCTAGGAGCAAGAAGACAAAGAATTAAACTTACTCCTCGCGGAGTCGAAGAGCTCAAAAAAGAATATAACGAGTATCGCAGAATATTTGAACTGACGGACCACATAACGATCCATGGAAAGGTCACAGAAGGAATGGGCGAAGGCGGCTATTACATCTGTCAACCTGGATACATGGATCAATTTGAGAAGAAACTCGGATTCAGACCGTTTGAAGGAACACTTAACATAACGGTTGATAAAGACGATATTGGTAAACTTGATGTCATCAGAAGCACGTCTGGACAGACCATAGATGGATTTATTAGCGAAGGCAGAAGTTTTGGGAATGTTATTGCATATAAGGCAAAGATAAGGAATATCGATTGTGCAATTGTTGTACCAGAAAGGTCCCATTACGCAGATGTCATCGAGATCATATGCCACTACCACCTAAGAAGAACACTTAGTATCGGTAATGGCGACCGTGTGGACGTCAGGGTCAGTATCTGA
- a CDS encoding DUF998 domain-containing protein, protein MLVKKPHNVAFAWFGIIAIAVFTISWICAAALDPAWVFGKNTLSDFGVSDTDAKYFFNYGCCMLTAIFLAIFGFASTIYSNNKCISAGGILLVIGAVLLFLVGIITKDVGNGDLHNLVAYTMGFFIFIAVCLYAGGFWMNGHEVFAAVPIVIVITLMGIYVGYNLATFEAWAAIGAMIWIIVAATDMMLSKPNIKDIA, encoded by the coding sequence ATGTTAGTGAAAAAACCACACAACGTTGCGTTCGCCTGGTTTGGCATCATCGCCATCGCTGTGTTCACGATCTCTTGGATCTGTGCGGCTGCACTCGACCCTGCATGGGTATTCGGAAAGAACACTCTTTCCGATTTTGGAGTCTCTGACACCGATGCCAAATACTTCTTCAACTACGGTTGTTGCATGCTGACCGCCATATTCCTTGCGATCTTCGGATTTGCATCAACGATATATTCGAACAACAAATGTATTTCCGCTGGGGGGATCCTCCTAGTGATCGGTGCAGTTCTTCTTTTCCTTGTAGGGATCATAACGAAGGACGTTGGAAACGGTGATCTTCATAACCTTGTCGCGTACACAATGGGATTCTTTATTTTCATAGCAGTTTGCCTGTATGCTGGAGGATTCTGGATGAATGGACATGAGGTCTTTGCGGCCGTACCCATTGTAATCGTCATCACACTCATGGGAATATACGTGGGATATAATCTGGCCACATTCGAGGCATGGGCTGCTATCGGTGCGATGATCTGGATTATCGTAGCGGCAACCGACATGATGTTATCAAAACCAAACATTAAGGATATTGCATAA
- the rpsB gene encoding 30S ribosomal protein S2 encodes MSEEESIAGNTELLVAEEIYLTSGVHIGTQQKSADMKDFIYKVRQDGLYVLDVKKTDERIRATANFLAHYDPKRILVVSARQYGQRPAREFSKNIGAPAFAGRFVPGTLTNPANPGFMEPEVLVVTDPAADKQALNEALNLGIPIVAMCDANNETRNVDLVIPTNNKGRRALACVYWILTRELLLARGDIKDPADFKMEIEDFEAKL; translated from the coding sequence ATGAGTGAAGAGGAAAGCATCGCAGGAAACACCGAATTGCTGGTCGCGGAGGAAATCTACCTTACATCTGGAGTCCACATCGGAACACAGCAGAAATCTGCCGATATGAAGGACTTCATCTATAAGGTGAGGCAGGATGGACTTTACGTCCTCGATGTAAAGAAGACCGATGAAAGGATCAGAGCAACAGCCAATTTCCTCGCTCACTATGACCCAAAGAGAATCCTTGTGGTGTCCGCAAGACAGTATGGACAGAGGCCCGCAAGGGAGTTTTCCAAGAACATCGGGGCACCAGCATTTGCAGGTCGTTTCGTTCCTGGAACACTTACCAACCCCGCTAACCCTGGATTCATGGAGCCCGAAGTTCTCGTAGTAACAGACCCAGCCGCAGACAAGCAGGCACTCAATGAGGCCCTTAATCTAGGAATCCCCATAGTTGCTATGTGCGATGCAAACAATGAGACCCGCAATGTAGATCTCGTAATCCCTACCAACAACAAGGGAAGGCGTGCTCTTGCATGTGTCTATTGGATCCTCACCAGGGAACTTCTTCTCGCAAGGGGAGATATAAAGGACCCTGCAGATTTCAAGATGGAAATCGAGGATTTCGAAGCAAAGCTCTGA
- a CDS encoding DUF2240 family protein: MNAELKICTAAFFRNKGKEVITVMELIMTISLDLRWMDATTASRFVKLIVSEELVTATPDGLLKATGDLTTIDVPVAYKPSRELLEFIRTASPDKKEASPKTQIKKEKMKKDDDALLPKLMEIATSIGMQKGTFISECNKIVKKLNIDTEVAALIVLRDRGADIARYYDLVYISASKK; the protein is encoded by the coding sequence GTGAACGCTGAACTCAAGATCTGTACCGCTGCTTTCTTCCGTAACAAAGGAAAAGAAGTGATTACAGTAATGGAACTCATAATGACCATATCACTTGACCTCAGATGGATGGATGCCACCACAGCAAGCAGATTCGTAAAGTTGATTGTATCTGAAGAACTGGTCACTGCTACTCCAGATGGACTCTTGAAAGCAACTGGGGATCTGACCACCATCGATGTGCCTGTCGCTTACAAACCATCCAGAGAACTTCTGGAATTCATAAGAACCGCATCTCCTGATAAAAAAGAAGCCTCACCCAAGACTCAGATCAAAAAAGAGAAAATGAAAAAGGACGATGATGCTTTACTTCCAAAACTTATGGAAATTGCAACGTCTATAGGAATGCAAAAAGGTACATTTATCTCTGAATGCAACAAAATCGTAAAAAAATTGAACATCGACACGGAAGTTGCCGCCCTTATCGTCCTCAGAGACCGGGGCGCAGATATAGCAAGATACTATGATCTGGTATACATCTCCGCGTCGAAGAAATGA
- the purQ gene encoding phosphoribosylformylglycinamidine synthase subunit PurQ, whose translation MKDIKVCVLRIEGTNCEDEMAEAFNMVGANAEKVHLKQLSGDVSGDLRRDLEDYDILALPGGFSAGDYVRAGAIFAARIKSSVGTQLRRFVEEEKPVLGVCNGFQILVELGLLPAFDDIMSAEPTAALYTNDSARFECRPTVLRNDNRGKCIFTSEVAPKKLLTIPSAHGEGKLMSMDPEFVQRLEDNDQIVFRYVEPDGSSPDYPWNPNGSPSDIAGICNPAGNVLGMMPHPERVMTRFTHPDWTRGYESEYGDGRVIFTSVMKSLVK comes from the coding sequence ATGAAGGATATAAAAGTGTGTGTGCTCAGAATAGAGGGGACCAACTGCGAGGATGAGATGGCCGAAGCCTTCAACATGGTTGGTGCAAATGCAGAGAAGGTCCATTTGAAACAGTTAAGCGGAGACGTCTCTGGTGACCTTAGAAGGGATTTGGAAGACTACGACATACTTGCGTTGCCTGGTGGGTTCTCTGCTGGAGATTATGTCCGCGCAGGAGCGATATTTGCCGCAAGGATAAAATCTTCAGTGGGGACTCAACTAAGGAGATTTGTGGAAGAAGAGAAACCAGTTTTAGGTGTCTGTAATGGATTTCAGATATTGGTGGAATTAGGGTTGCTTCCCGCTTTTGATGATATAATGTCTGCAGAACCTACGGCTGCATTGTATACGAATGATTCTGCGAGATTTGAATGTCGTCCTACCGTTCTTAGAAATGACAATAGGGGGAAATGCATATTCACCTCTGAGGTCGCTCCTAAGAAGCTTTTGACAATACCTTCCGCTCATGGAGAAGGGAAGCTAATGAGCATGGACCCCGAATTCGTTCAGAGATTGGAGGATAACGATCAGATCGTGTTCAGGTATGTAGAACCGGATGGAAGTTCTCCGGATTACCCATGGAACCCTAACGGTTCGCCTTCAGATATTGCAGGCATATGCAATCCAGCAGGTAATGTCTTGGGAATGATGCCCCATCCTGAGCGTGTTATGACAAGATTTACACACCCTGATTGGACTAGAGGATACGAATCCGAATACGGGGACGGCAGGGTCATATTCACATCAGTGATGAAAAGTCTTGTGAAGTGA
- a CDS encoding ATP/GTP-binding protein yields the protein MRNLFFVGTAGSGKSTLVGAFKTWLEDNGVDSIVINLDPGAETLPYTPNIDIREWISLDEVMSEYGLGPNGAQIVAADLMAVNIRKMMDVVETFKTDYVLIDTPGQLELFAFRESSDRIVTAFGKDKSMLVYLSDPTLCRSPNGFISSMMLSSIVEFRLQLPTINLLSKCDMFKEEETDRMIAWFENSDVLYSDLMDDRRNSESVVGMELLKALDNMGRFGEIRSVSAQEDIGLGDIYSAAQLEFFAGEDTSRE from the coding sequence ATGAGGAATCTATTCTTTGTTGGAACCGCAGGTAGCGGAAAGAGTACATTGGTTGGAGCATTCAAAACTTGGCTCGAAGATAACGGAGTGGATTCTATCGTAATCAATTTGGATCCAGGAGCGGAAACGCTACCATATACGCCTAACATCGACATAAGGGAGTGGATATCTTTGGACGAGGTCATGAGTGAATATGGGCTCGGACCGAACGGTGCGCAGATCGTTGCAGCGGATCTGATGGCGGTAAACATAAGGAAGATGATGGATGTCGTGGAGACGTTTAAAACGGATTATGTGTTGATCGATACGCCTGGACAGCTTGAATTATTTGCATTCAGAGAGTCATCTGATAGGATCGTCACGGCATTCGGCAAGGATAAGTCCATGCTGGTGTATCTTTCGGATCCCACACTCTGCAGAAGCCCAAACGGTTTCATTTCTTCCATGATGCTTTCATCCATAGTAGAGTTTAGACTCCAGCTCCCCACGATCAATCTGCTGTCAAAATGTGATATGTTCAAAGAGGAAGAGACTGACAGAATGATAGCATGGTTCGAAAATTCCGATGTCCTTTACAGCGATTTAATGGACGATAGGCGTAATTCAGAGTCAGTAGTAGGTATGGAATTGCTCAAAGCTCTTGATAATATGGGAAGATTTGGAGAGATACGTTCTGTTTCCGCACAAGAGGACATAGGTCTAGGGGACATCTATTCAGCAGCTCAGTTGGAGTTCTTTGCAGGAGAAGACACGTCCAGAGAGTGA
- a CDS encoding DNA-directed RNA polymerase subunit K, producing the protein MNYTRFEKARIIGARALQISYGAPVLIDYPEDMLDPIDIAMLEYEKNLIPITVVRN; encoded by the coding sequence ATGAACTACACTAGATTCGAAAAAGCAAGGATCATAGGTGCGAGGGCACTTCAGATCTCGTACGGTGCACCAGTCCTCATAGACTATCCTGAGGACATGCTAGATCCAATCGATATCGCCATGCTGGAGTATGAGAAGAATCTCATCCCCATTACAGTTGTTAGAAATTAA
- a CDS encoding single-stranded DNA-binding protein, translated as MSNNNQLTPLFEELKKVLEGKIDDDTLMKEVKKYVEDYGIDVDRAKRAIIKKYDTDATSSFVTADSIVKKIDALKGSEMNIDVIVKAIYVDKKEVNIRGTKKIIISGILGDETGTCPFTIWEGESVDLIKGETYHFKNAYTKMWNERVQINLGTRGKIEKADSTVDVPERTIPTSESREIKIGDIKEGVGNITVTGRIISTETRNINVKGESKVVYAGIIADDSGKIQYSAWNDYSLKDGETICVKNAYVRAWRGIPQLNMGDRCEVSRVTDNFGQIQEVTSKKTISDIVKIGGALDVAVFGTVVDLRTGSGLIKRCPQCNRSILNDECSAHGKIEPVFDLRMKLIVDDGTGALSAVVNRSDTEKLTGITLAAAEELAKAQSDMDSVSREIAQMIIMKRITIKGNVMSDDYGPMMIVKEASIDDVDVVTEAKKLYEEMEGAL; from the coding sequence ATGAGCAATAACAACCAACTAACACCTCTGTTTGAAGAATTAAAAAAGGTGCTTGAAGGAAAAATAGACGATGATACCCTAATGAAAGAGGTCAAAAAATACGTCGAGGACTATGGAATCGATGTAGACCGTGCAAAAAGGGCCATCATCAAGAAATATGATACTGATGCAACATCCAGTTTTGTAACCGCAGACTCCATCGTCAAAAAAATTGATGCTCTAAAGGGGTCAGAAATGAACATAGATGTCATTGTAAAAGCGATCTATGTTGACAAAAAAGAAGTTAACATCCGTGGAACCAAGAAAATCATTATCTCTGGAATCCTTGGAGATGAAACTGGAACCTGTCCATTCACAATTTGGGAAGGAGAAAGCGTAGACCTTATCAAAGGTGAAACGTATCACTTCAAAAATGCTTACACAAAAATGTGGAACGAACGTGTACAGATAAATCTCGGCACTCGCGGAAAAATAGAGAAAGCTGATTCTACTGTAGATGTTCCGGAAAGAACAATTCCTACATCCGAGTCTCGTGAAATTAAAATCGGAGACATCAAAGAAGGCGTGGGCAACATTACAGTTACAGGACGCATAATATCTACTGAAACAAGAAATATCAATGTCAAAGGAGAATCCAAGGTCGTATACGCAGGGATAATTGCAGACGATTCTGGAAAGATCCAATATTCTGCATGGAATGACTATTCACTAAAAGATGGAGAGACCATATGCGTGAAGAATGCATACGTACGTGCATGGAGAGGCATACCTCAACTTAACATGGGAGACAGGTGCGAGGTCAGTAGAGTCACAGACAATTTTGGACAGATTCAAGAAGTCACATCCAAAAAGACCATCTCCGACATTGTCAAGATAGGGGGCGCACTCGATGTCGCTGTCTTCGGCACAGTTGTAGACCTGAGGACCGGAAGCGGACTCATAAAAAGGTGTCCACAGTGCAACCGTTCAATACTGAATGATGAATGCAGTGCGCATGGAAAAATAGAACCTGTATTCGATCTCAGAATGAAACTCATTGTAGACGATGGTACAGGTGCATTAAGTGCTGTTGTAAATCGTAGCGACACTGAAAAACTCACAGGAATCACTTTGGCTGCTGCAGAAGAACTTGCCAAAGCACAGAGTGACATGGATTCTGTCAGCAGAGAAATTGCACAAATGATCATAATGAAGAGAATCACAATAAAAGGTAATGTGATGAGCGATGATTATGGACCGATGATGATCGTTAAAGAAGCATCCATAGATGATGTGGATGTGGTCACTGAAGCAAAAAAGCTATATGAGGAAATGGAGGGGGCATTATGA